One Mycoplasma wenyonii str. Massachusetts DNA window includes the following coding sequences:
- a CDS encoding type I restriction endonuclease subunit R, EcoR124 family has protein sequence MDKKINSPHDLIQIFSRTNRIHSELKDVGNIVSFVPLAEKRDEALSMYASSTGDVNTPCMLFEANFDKQYASAKELIDEFRQIYPNTQSNIKDKDIGDFMNRYCQVLKTHKKLSCYSEYKNKELLSADEKVNYNIKYLGCRDKIIAQRKASQEVFETEMPIDIDESALELIRSENVDINYILWLISKGEEKKKIMQKVYCNTRIRSCAPLIDEFIDKWEGTEKREDLSVDKEWKGFISNKQNEELDEIISEFNFKIEERENIKEVLLEEEKDKILQGNWLRNILPHSSYFDTASQEQIKKAKSALLELMNRWEQYRI, from the coding sequence ATCGATAAAAAAATTAATAGCCCGCACGATCTTATTCAAATATTTTCACGTACTAACAGAATACACAGCGAACTTAAGGATGTAGGGAATATTGTTTCTTTTGTGCCTTTAGCTGAAAAAAGAGATGAAGCGTTAAGTATGTATGCTAGTTCCACAGGAGATGTTAACACCCCTTGCATGTTATTTGAGGCAAATTTTGACAAACAATATGCTAGCGCAAAAGAATTAATAGATGAATTTAGACAAATCTATCCAAATACACAATCAAACATTAAAGACAAAGATATTGGGGATTTTATGAATAGATATTGTCAAGTCTTAAAAACTCACAAAAAACTATCTTGTTATTCTGAATACAAAAATAAGGAATTGCTTTCTGCGGATGAGAAAGTAAATTACAACATCAAGTATTTAGGTTGCAGAGACAAAATAATAGCCCAAAGGAAAGCAAGTCAAGAAGTTTTTGAAACAGAAATGCCAATAGACATTGATGAATCAGCGCTTGAATTAATTAGATCTGAAAATGTAGATATTAATTACATACTGTGGCTTATTTCTAAAGGAGAGGAAAAGAAAAAGATTATGCAAAAGGTTTATTGCAATACCAGAATAAGATCTTGTGCTCCATTAATAGATGAATTCATTGATAAATGAGAAGGGACTGAAAAGCGTGAAGATCTTTCTGTAGATAAGGAATGGAAGGGTTTTATATCAAACAAGCAAAACGAAGAATTAGATGAAATAATTTCAGAATTTAACTTCAAAATTGAAGAAAGGGAGAATATTAAAGAAGTATTACTAGAGGAAGAAAAAGACAAAATATTGCAAGGTAATTGATTGAGAAATATACTTCCTCATTCGTCTTATTTTGATACCGCAAGTCAAGAACAAATAAAAAAAGCCAAAAGTGCTCTTCTTGAACTTATGAATCGATGAGAGCAATACAGAATTTAA
- a CDS encoding HsdR family type I site-specific deoxyribonuclease — protein MKENIVPAVYEAPEDNIEHFTTYHDKVERLFELLEQQGYELIKIKDRFELKDNLRRQIERLNSLRRNKEFRFSDSEWNWFFEEYFENKTIEENTETIQKNYVKSLKTDDEDEQNIYLIDKEHVYKNHLQVFQPLGDQRNLIILVNGLPLVFIELFEVGERLENRFGYLDRYDKYDYLSGFYRLFWFIQLFVFSNHLETKYCSNTSNLAWIRRARISKAEDTNFRLTSYWTDSQNKRILGLIDFTKYFLNKNALLNILTKYCVFTTDKKLLVMRPYQINAVEKMVKKVKIGIEKKLEGTPEARGYIWHATGSGKTLTSWKAVELISNIEGISKVIFVVDRKVLDSQTQREFHKFGDTDKETQTNNTYELIQKLNKSSCRIISTTFQKLNKACKHENFSELPILQERVVFIFDECHRSQGSDDEMGQMRRITEDRFKKCFIFGVSGTPILPQKSKDEQEKDKAGTNKYFTKSLCSYNLLHALQDNNVLSWRYDEVRFKKSESTEREVQLPYQKLEKKRKIVDWVLNNFERKTKGSSFKKHFNSIFVAESIADLLEYYEIFKEKSKDTGIVISAIFSISSDEAGNVKGHIDAISKIIEDYNQTFKTGFDLKFDIGKGYETWREDLTKRLRNVEIDILIVVAMFLTGFDSPALILFESIKKLIARTILFKYFHVLTEYTANLRM, from the coding sequence GTGAAAGAAAATATTGTTCCCGCGGTTTACGAGGCTCCTGAAGACAATATTGAACATTTCACAACGTATCATGACAAAGTAGAAAGATTATTTGAATTACTGGAACAACAAGGATATGAACTCATAAAAATAAAAGATAGATTTGAGTTAAAAGATAATCTTCGCAGACAAATAGAAAGACTCAATAGCTTAAGAAGAAACAAAGAATTTAGATTTTCTGACTCCGAGTGAAACTGATTCTTTGAGGAATATTTTGAAAACAAAACAATTGAAGAAAATACTGAAACAATTCAAAAAAACTACGTTAAGTCTTTAAAGACAGATGATGAAGATGAACAGAATATCTACTTAATAGATAAAGAGCATGTATATAAGAATCATTTACAAGTCTTTCAGCCTCTAGGAGATCAACGTAATCTAATCATCTTAGTAAATGGATTGCCTTTGGTTTTCATTGAACTTTTTGAGGTTGGGGAGAGATTAGAAAATAGATTTGGTTATTTAGATAGATATGACAAATACGATTATTTATCTGGCTTTTACAGGCTGTTCTGATTTATCCAATTATTTGTTTTTTCCAATCACCTAGAAACTAAATATTGCTCTAACACTTCAAATTTAGCTTGAATAAGGAGAGCAAGAATAAGTAAAGCAGAAGACACGAATTTTAGATTAACGAGCTACTGAACAGATAGCCAAAACAAAAGAATTTTAGGATTAATAGATTTCACCAAATACTTCCTTAATAAGAACGCTTTACTCAATATTTTGACTAAATATTGTGTATTTACCACAGATAAGAAGTTATTGGTTATGAGACCTTATCAAATTAACGCAGTTGAAAAGATGGTCAAGAAAGTGAAAATTGGAATCGAAAAGAAATTAGAGGGAACTCCAGAGGCTAGAGGCTATATTTGACACGCAACGGGTAGCGGTAAAACTTTAACTTCTTGGAAGGCAGTAGAGTTGATTTCCAATATAGAAGGAATTTCAAAAGTTATTTTTGTGGTAGACAGAAAGGTATTAGATTCACAAACTCAAAGAGAATTTCACAAGTTTGGTGATACTGACAAAGAAACTCAAACCAACAATACTTATGAGTTAATTCAAAAGCTAAACAAGTCTAGTTGTCGAATAATAAGCACTACTTTTCAAAAACTAAATAAAGCTTGCAAACATGAAAATTTCTCAGAATTACCAATATTGCAAGAGAGGGTGGTTTTTATATTTGATGAGTGTCACAGATCACAGGGTAGCGATGATGAAATGGGGCAAATGAGGAGAATTACAGAAGATAGATTTAAAAAATGTTTTATTTTTGGGGTCAGCGGAACTCCAATCTTGCCTCAAAAATCAAAAGACGAGCAGGAAAAAGACAAGGCAGGAACCAACAAATACTTCACCAAGTCCCTATGCTCTTATAACCTCTTACACGCCCTACAAGACAATAATGTGCTTTCCTGAAGATATGATGAGGTCAGATTTAAGAAATCAGAATCAACTGAACGCGAAGTTCAGCTCCCTTATCAGAAATTAGAAAAAAAGAGAAAGATAGTTGATTGGGTATTAAACAACTTTGAAAGAAAAACAAAAGGATCTTCTTTCAAAAAACATTTCAACTCTATTTTTGTTGCAGAGTCAATTGCAGATTTGTTGGAATATTATGAAATATTCAAAGAAAAATCCAAAGACACTGGAATTGTCATTTCTGCAATATTTTCCATAAGTTCTGATGAAGCGGGGAATGTTAAGGGACACATAGATGCTATATCAAAAATAATTGAAGACTATAACCAAACCTTTAAAACGGGGTTTGATTTGAAATTTGATATCGGGAAGGGTTATGAAACTTGAAGAGAAGATTTAACGAAAAGATTAAGAAATGTTGAAATAGACATCTTAATAGTTGTTGCTATGTTTTTGACTGGTTTTGATTCCCCCGCCCTAATACTCTTTGAATCGATAAAAAAATTAATAGCCCGCACGATCTTATTCAAATATTTTCACGTACTAACAGAATACACAGCGAACTTAAGGATGTAG
- a CDS encoding type I restriction-modification system subunit M: protein MANELRNRVDNWDFKEYVLGFLFYRCISEKLRNEINENERKNNPNFNYASLKDEEVPEGMKELLRTEKGYFILPSDLFENVLESFKKSRDNAQERLKKAFDNISYSARGGSNESNFQGLFSIIQLNNNWKLGETVDQKNKTIAKILEGINDMRAPKGDQEDFDLFGVAYEDLIHNYASDAKKKGGDFFTPAEVSELLAELALNNRTKINKVYDPACGSGALLLKFLEAIKKRGGHLKKICGQEVNATTHKLCVMNMFLRNINYSNFNIIFGDTLLSPVAKEHMDTDAIISNPPYSAGWKGSDDPEIIADRRYAVAGALAPRSKSDLAFVMHSCHCLRNSGGIAAIVLFPGVFYRQGSEQKIRQYLLDNNFVDSIIALAGNLFYGTSIETCILVLKKGRQETDVLFIDARNEFLKVKKKNRLTSENIKKILNVYFKREEIPLFSRLVSYEEIKEQEYNLSINKYIFPEEEKEGINIAKVNQEMAFAEEEIRVLKENLNKVITEIKEYLQNNDQSEKDVEIPEF, encoded by the coding sequence ATTGCAAATGAACTAAGAAATAGAGTAGATAATTGAGACTTTAAAGAGTATGTTTTAGGTTTTTTGTTTTATAGATGTATTTCTGAGAAATTAAGAAATGAAATTAATGAGAACGAAAGAAAAAACAATCCTAATTTCAATTATGCAAGCTTAAAAGATGAGGAAGTTCCTGAGGGAATGAAGGAATTACTGAGAACTGAGAAAGGGTACTTTATATTACCGAGCGATTTGTTTGAAAATGTTTTAGAGTCTTTTAAAAAATCAAGAGATAACGCACAAGAAAGATTAAAAAAAGCCTTTGACAACATTTCTTATTCCGCGAGAGGAGGCTCGAATGAAAGTAATTTTCAAGGATTATTTTCGATTATTCAATTGAATAACAACTGAAAATTAGGCGAGACAGTAGATCAAAAAAATAAAACAATCGCAAAAATACTAGAAGGAATTAATGATATGAGGGCCCCGAAAGGAGATCAGGAAGATTTTGATTTATTCGGAGTTGCTTATGAAGACTTAATACATAACTATGCTTCTGATGCGAAAAAGAAAGGAGGAGATTTTTTTACGCCAGCAGAAGTCTCTGAGCTATTAGCAGAATTAGCCTTAAATAATAGAACCAAAATAAATAAGGTTTATGATCCCGCTTGCGGATCGGGAGCTTTATTACTTAAGTTTTTAGAAGCGATTAAGAAGAGAGGGGGACATCTAAAGAAAATATGCGGTCAAGAAGTGAATGCCACAACTCATAAATTATGTGTAATGAATATGTTTTTGCGAAATATTAATTACAGCAATTTCAATATTATTTTTGGAGACACTTTGCTTTCTCCAGTCGCGAAAGAACATATGGATACAGATGCAATAATTTCCAATCCTCCTTATTCTGCGGGATGAAAGGGGAGTGATGATCCGGAAATTATAGCTGACCGAAGATATGCAGTAGCCGGCGCACTTGCACCGAGGAGCAAATCCGACCTAGCATTTGTTATGCATTCCTGCCATTGTTTAAGAAATTCAGGAGGGATTGCAGCTATAGTTTTATTTCCTGGTGTGTTTTATAGACAAGGTTCTGAACAAAAAATTAGACAATATCTTTTAGACAATAACTTTGTTGACTCTATTATCGCCTTGGCTGGTAACCTGTTTTACGGAACATCAATTGAAACTTGTATTCTCGTTTTAAAAAAGGGGAGACAAGAGACAGACGTATTATTTATTGACGCAAGAAATGAATTCTTAAAGGTAAAAAAGAAAAATAGATTAACTTCCGAAAATATTAAAAAAATCTTGAATGTTTATTTCAAGAGGGAGGAAATCCCTCTTTTTTCTAGATTAGTAAGTTATGAAGAAATTAAAGAGCAAGAATATAACCTCTCTATCAATAAATATATTTTTCCTGAAGAAGAGAAAGAAGGAATAAATATTGCAAAAGTAAATCAAGAAATGGCGTTTGCAGAAGAAGAAATTAGAGTGTTAAAGGAAAATTTAAACAAAGTAATAACAGAAATTAAAGAATATTTGCAAAATAATGACCAAAGCGAAAAAGATGTTGAAATACCAGAGTTTTAG
- a CDS encoding restriction endonuclease subunit S, with protein sequence MEKKVKWVELGEICEFVKGLTVSEKMQFKENIDGKLLPILKIGNIQNTQIINKDDSWLNPQQFSKIERFYVLPGEIVLANTGFTSGKVGYNNTNKTYVFYSGLLKLKPKPEAINQRYLLHALLKNQTKIKSLIFMGVRPALDTERVKQLKIPLPSLERQEKIAKWLDTFSSLERQLERQLERQLERQLERQLERQLERQLERQLERHKTQYRYYLEQLMRGGRMVELGNVCDIQVGLPALEKEIFKENVDNSYLPLIKIGNFSGSGINTQELFWIDPNNFRNINRFIAKHNEILMAKDGCTVGKITLNDSQEEICFSSTICKLIPKEIIQQRYFFYALSSKSKQISKCRTHGPIPHLEQQSFKNLNIPLPPLEKQKQIANWLDKFRELTNSITKGLPREIFLLKQQSKYYRERLIG encoded by the coding sequence ATGGAAAAGAAAGTTAAGTGAGTTGAGTTGGGGGAGATATGTGAGTTCGTAAAAGGATTAACTGTCTCAGAAAAAATGCAATTTAAAGAAAATATTGATGGTAAATTATTGCCAATATTAAAAATTGGAAATATACAAAATACACAAATAATAAATAAGGATGACAGTTGACTTAATCCACAACAATTTTCAAAAATTGAGCGTTTTTATGTCTTGCCTGGAGAAATTGTTTTAGCAAACACAGGGTTTACATCTGGGAAGGTTGGTTACAACAATACCAATAAAACATATGTTTTTTATAGTGGCCTTTTAAAACTGAAACCGAAACCAGAAGCTATTAATCAAAGGTATTTACTGCACGCTCTATTAAAAAATCAAACAAAAATTAAATCACTCATATTTATGGGGGTTAGACCAGCTCTAGATACTGAAAGAGTTAAGCAGTTAAAAATTCCTCTTCCTTCTTTGGAGCGGCAAGAGAAGATTGCTAAGTGGCTTGACACCTTCTCGTCATTAGAAAGGCAATTAGAAAGGCAATTAGAAAGGCAATTAGAAAGGCAATTAGAAAGGCAATTAGAAAGGCAATTAGAAAGGCAATTAGAAAGGCAATTAGAAAGGCACAAAACTCAGTATAGGTACTATCTGGAGCAGTTGATGAGGGGGGGGCGAATGGTGGAACTGGGTAATGTTTGTGATATTCAGGTCGGATTACCGGCCCTAGAAAAAGAAATTTTTAAAGAAAATGTTGATAATTCTTATCTTCCTTTAATAAAAATAGGAAACTTTAGCGGTTCCGGAATAAATACTCAAGAATTGTTCTGAATTGATCCAAATAATTTTCGTAACATAAATAGATTTATTGCAAAACACAATGAGATTTTGATGGCGAAAGATGGATGTACTGTTGGAAAAATAACTTTAAACGATTCTCAAGAAGAAATTTGTTTTTCTTCGACAATATGCAAATTAATTCCAAAAGAGATAATTCAACAGAGATATTTTTTCTATGCTCTATCTTCAAAATCAAAGCAAATTAGTAAATGCAGAACCCATGGCCCAATACCGCACTTAGAACAACAATCTTTCAAAAATCTAAACATCCCTCTCCCTCCCCTAGAAAAACAAAAACAAATTGCCAATTGGTTAGATAAATTTAGGGAGTTAACAAATAGTATTACTAAGGGTTTACCAAGAGAAATATTTTTATTAAAGCAACAATCTAAGTACTATAGAGAAAGATTGATTGGTTAA
- a CDS encoding restriction endonuclease PLD domain-containing protein → MEDEQEILGDEEEINEIEEKDLEGIESIKEETKTKQIYKFKPKNRFLIPLKVPSEKNKFNDRRGNYTKSNLNACYGLPPRKGEKARSWWEIQIMVSKKVTNQRGYPRAGKWFYVLTDDGKEFKACVAGDNGKQFVALGDEQFLGRWIKGRLVSKGLIKPIEDVSLDEKREGMITKEMLEKYGMDKLVLMNTGWKEKDKEGILRNVWYLSFPKKENF, encoded by the coding sequence GTGGAAGATGAGCAAGAGATATTGGGGGATGAAGAGGAAATTAATGAAATCGAAGAAAAGGATTTAGAAGGCATAGAGTCAATAAAAGAAGAGACTAAGACTAAACAAATCTACAAATTTAAACCTAAAAATCGTTTTCTTATTCCCTTAAAAGTTCCTTCAGAAAAAAATAAATTTAATGACCGAAGGGGGAACTACACTAAATCCAACTTAAATGCCTGTTATGGCTTGCCACCGAGAAAAGGGGAGAAAGCAAGAAGCTGATGAGAAATTCAAATAATGGTAAGTAAGAAGGTTACTAATCAAAGAGGTTATCCGAGGGCAGGAAAGTGGTTTTATGTATTAACTGATGATGGAAAAGAATTTAAGGCTTGTGTTGCGGGAGATAATGGAAAACAATTTGTTGCGCTCGGGGATGAACAGTTTTTAGGAAGATGAATTAAAGGTAGATTGGTGTCCAAAGGTTTAATTAAGCCTATTGAAGATGTTTCTTTAGATGAGAAGAGAGAGGGGATGATAACTAAAGAAATGCTTGAGAAATATGGGATGGATAAGTTGGTTCTGATGAATACCGGATGGAAAGAAAAAGATAAAGAGGGAATTCTTAGAAATGTTTGATATTTGTCATTTCCTAAAAAAGAAAACTTTTAA
- a CDS encoding restriction endonuclease PLD domain-containing protein: MEENYLLFTALKQISIGENQKTIVDCFLEQIKESDRLDIVVGYCSKASLEKLDELINQTGIKNVCLILGMYYLEGFPKTIYEKVVELNEKWIKEGVGEIRLTHSFKDHNKLYCFYKDEQPISAILGTANLSFLEGQGMKQKQFEMATLFKNKAILEQISFHISQMKTSSFSENIIFFRKHLLFIREITDSGRWARDIGGWRGN, translated from the coding sequence TTGGAGGAGAATTATCTCTTATTTACTGCCCTTAAGCAAATATCAATTGGTGAAAATCAGAAAACAATTGTTGATTGTTTTCTTGAACAAATTAAAGAGTCAGACAGACTAGATATAGTAGTAGGTTATTGTTCCAAAGCTTCTTTAGAAAAACTAGATGAATTAATTAACCAAACAGGTATTAAAAATGTTTGTTTGATTTTGGGAATGTATTACTTAGAAGGATTTCCAAAAACAATATATGAAAAAGTGGTGGAACTGAATGAAAAGTGAATAAAAGAAGGAGTTGGAGAGATTAGATTAACTCATTCATTTAAAGATCACAATAAGCTCTACTGTTTCTACAAGGACGAACAACCTATATCTGCCATTCTAGGAACAGCTAATTTGAGTTTTTTAGAGGGACAAGGAATGAAACAGAAACAATTTGAAATGGCTACTTTATTTAAAAACAAAGCCATTCTAGAGCAAATATCTTTCCATATCTCTCAGATGAAAACATCATCTTTTTCAGAAAACATCATCTTTTTCAGAAAACATCTCTTATTTATTAGAGAAATTACAGATAGTGGAAGATGAGCAAGAGATATTGGGGGATGAAGAGGAAATTAA